A genomic stretch from Bacillus sp. N1-1 includes:
- the rplA gene encoding 50S ribosomal protein L1 — protein sequence MAKRGKKYQEAAKLVERTTFYEPQEAVELVKKTSVGNFDGTVEAAIRLGVDPKKNDQQVRGAVVLPNGTGKTQRVLVFAKGEKAKAAEAAGADYVGEADYIAKINEGWFEFDVIVATPDMMGEVGKLGRVLGPKGLMPNPKTGTVTFDVEKAVNEIKAGKVEYRVDRAGNVHAPIGKVSFEADKLVENLNTLVETLVKVKPAAAKGTYLKNISVTSTMGPGVKVNASTYR from the coding sequence ATGGCAAAAAGAGGTAAGAAATACCAGGAGGCTGCCAAGCTAGTTGAACGTACAACTTTCTATGAGCCTCAAGAAGCAGTGGAACTTGTGAAAAAGACTTCTGTAGGAAACTTTGATGGAACAGTTGAAGCAGCAATTCGTCTTGGAGTAGACCCTAAGAAAAACGACCAGCAGGTTCGTGGCGCGGTTGTACTTCCAAACGGAACTGGTAAAACTCAACGCGTTCTTGTTTTCGCAAAAGGCGAAAAAGCGAAAGCAGCTGAAGCAGCTGGCGCTGACTATGTTGGAGAAGCAGATTATATCGCTAAAATCAACGAAGGTTGGTTTGAGTTTGATGTAATCGTAGCAACTCCAGATATGATGGGTGAAGTTGGTAAGCTTGGTCGTGTTCTTGGACCAAAAGGCTTAATGCCAAACCCGAAAACTGGAACGGTAACGTTCGATGTTGAAAAGGCAGTTAACGAAATCAAAGCTGGTAAAGTAGAGTACCGTGTTGACCGTGCTGGTAACGTCCATGCACCGATCGGTAAAGTATCATTTGAAGCTGACAAGCTTGTAGAAAACTTAAACACACTTGTGGAAACACTTGTGAAAGTTAAGCCTGCAGCAGCAAAAGGTACGTACCTTAAAAACATTTCGGTTACATCTACTATGGGACCTGGTGTTAAAGTTAACGCATCAACTTACCGCTAA
- the rpmG gene encoding 50S ribosomal protein L33, which produces MRKKAVLACVQCNSRNYTTMKNSQTSPARIEVKKYCKYCDAHTVHRETK; this is translated from the coding sequence ATGCGTAAAAAGGCAGTACTAGCATGTGTTCAATGCAATAGCCGAAACTATACAACTATGAAAAACTCACAGACAAGCCCGGCCCGCATCGAAGTTAAGAAGTATTGCAAATACTGCGATGCTCATACTGTGCATCGTGAAACAAAGTAA
- a CDS encoding class I SAM-dependent methyltransferase → MSEHYYTKNPGVKSNPNKIVAELRGKQFQFTTDSGVFSKKEIDFGSKLLIESFEEPEVEGDIVDAGCGYGPIGISLASEFPNRRFYMLDVNERATELATNNAIKNRVHNVIVMESDQLSAVKGSVFASVLTNPPIRAGKDVVHGILEDAYEVLKEHGTLWVVIQKKQGAPSAVTKLEEMFKQVETVVKKKGYYILKAVK, encoded by the coding sequence ATGAGTGAACATTATTATACGAAAAACCCTGGCGTGAAAAGCAACCCGAACAAAATTGTAGCGGAATTGCGAGGGAAACAGTTCCAGTTCACGACCGATTCCGGTGTTTTTTCAAAAAAAGAGATCGATTTTGGGAGTAAGCTTCTAATCGAATCGTTTGAAGAACCTGAAGTTGAAGGGGATATTGTAGATGCTGGATGTGGCTATGGGCCAATTGGCATTTCACTTGCTTCTGAATTTCCGAATCGCCGTTTTTATATGCTGGACGTAAATGAGCGGGCCACTGAGCTTGCGACGAACAACGCAATTAAAAATCGGGTTCATAATGTAATAGTTATGGAGAGTGATCAGTTAAGTGCGGTGAAGGGCAGCGTGTTTGCTTCCGTCCTTACAAATCCACCTATACGAGCAGGGAAAGATGTAGTTCATGGCATACTTGAAGATGCTTATGAAGTATTGAAAGAACATGGTACGCTTTGGGTTGTTATTCAAAAGAAACAGGGTGCTCCCTCAGCAGTCACTAAGCTAGAAGAAATGTTCAAACAAGTTGAAACTGTCGTGAAAAAGAAAGGATACTATATTCTTAAAGCAGTCAAGTAA
- the rplL gene encoding 50S ribosomal protein L7/L12, whose amino-acid sequence MGNEQIIEAIKEMTVLELNDLVKAIEEEFGVTAAAPVAAAGGAAEGAAEEQTEFDVVLESAGSSKIKVIKVVREITGLGLKEAKELVDGAPSSIKEGVAKEEAEELKGKLEEVGAVVEVK is encoded by the coding sequence ATGGGTAACGAGCAAATCATTGAAGCAATCAAAGAAATGACAGTTCTTGAGCTTAACGACCTAGTTAAAGCAATCGAAGAAGAATTTGGTGTAACTGCAGCAGCTCCAGTAGCAGCAGCAGGTGGCGCAGCAGAAGGTGCTGCTGAAGAGCAAACTGAATTTGATGTAGTTCTTGAAAGTGCTGGAAGCAGCAAGATCAAGGTTATCAAAGTAGTTCGCGAAATCACTGGTCTTGGCTTGAAAGAAGCTAAAGAACTAGTTGACGGCGCACCAAGCTCTATTAAAGAAGGCGTTGCTAAAGAAGAAGCTGAAGAGCTTAAAGGCAAGCTTGAAGAAGTTGGCGCAGTAGTAGAAGTTAAGTAG
- the rplK gene encoding 50S ribosomal protein L11 yields MAKKVIKVVKLQIPAGKANPAPPVGPALGQAGVNIMGFCKEFNARTSDQAGMIIPVEITVFEDRSFTFITKTPPAAVLLKKAAGIESGSGEPNRNKVATVKRDKVREIAETKMPDLNAANVDSAMRMVEGTARSMGITIED; encoded by the coding sequence GTGGCTAAAAAGGTAATCAAGGTTGTTAAATTGCAAATCCCGGCTGGGAAGGCGAATCCTGCACCACCAGTAGGACCTGCACTAGGTCAAGCTGGAGTTAACATTATGGGATTCTGTAAAGAGTTTAATGCTCGTACTTCTGACCAGGCTGGTATGATCATTCCAGTAGAAATCACGGTTTTTGAAGACCGTTCATTTACATTTATCACTAAAACTCCACCAGCTGCAGTTCTTCTTAAGAAAGCAGCAGGTATCGAGTCAGGTTCTGGTGAACCAAACCGCAACAAAGTTGCGACTGTGAAGCGTGATAAAGTGCGTGAAATCGCTGAAACAAAAATGCCAGACCTTAACGCAGCGAATGTAGATTCTGCAATGCGTATGGTTGAAGGTACTGCACGTAGCATGGGAATTACGATCGAAGATTAA
- the rplJ gene encoding 50S ribosomal protein L10, which translates to MSSIVEQKKQLVTEIADKLRDSQSTIFVDYRGLDVSEVTELRKQLRDANVEFRVYKNTMTRRAAEELELTDLNEHLVGPTAIAFSNEDVVAPAKILNNFAKNHEALEIKTGVIEGGVVSVEKIKELADLPNREGLLSMLLSVLQAPMRNMALATKAVADQKEEQGA; encoded by the coding sequence ATGAGCAGTATAGTTGAACAGAAGAAGCAACTAGTTACGGAAATCGCAGACAAACTACGTGATAGCCAATCAACAATTTTTGTTGATTATCGCGGACTTGATGTTTCTGAAGTAACTGAGCTTCGTAAGCAATTGCGTGATGCAAACGTTGAGTTCCGTGTTTACAAGAACACAATGACTCGTCGCGCTGCAGAAGAGCTTGAACTTACTGATTTGAATGAACACCTTGTCGGTCCTACGGCAATCGCGTTCAGCAATGAAGATGTTGTTGCTCCTGCTAAAATTTTGAACAACTTCGCTAAGAATCACGAAGCTCTTGAAATCAAGACTGGTGTAATCGAAGGTGGCGTTGTATCAGTAGAAAAGATCAAAGAACTTGCGGACCTACCAAACCGCGAAGGACTACTTTCTATGTTGCTATCTGTGCTACAAGCACCGATGCGCAATATGGCACTTGCTACAAAAGCTGTGGCTGATCAAAAGGAAGAACAAGGCGCGTAA
- the rpoB gene encoding DNA-directed RNA polymerase subunit beta — protein sequence MTGQLVQYGRHRQRRSYARIKEVLDLPNLIEIQTASYQWFLDEGLREMFQDISPIEDFTGNLVLEFIDYSLGEPKYPVEETKERDVTYSAPLRVKVRLINKETGEVKEQEVFMGDFPLMTETGTFIINGAERVIVSQLVRSPSVYYSEKIDKNGKKGYTATVIPNRGAWLEFETDAKDIVYVRIDRTRKLPITVLLRALGFGSDQEIIDLLGEDEYLRNTLEKDNTDGTEKALLEIYERLRPGEPPTVDNAKSLLDSRFFDPKRYDLANVGRYKINKKLHIKNRLFNQRLAETLVDPETGEVIAEEGAILDRRLLDRILPALETNVGFKDVEPHGGVIEDESIGLQSIKVYAPDDPEGERVINVIGNGGVETGVKNITPGDIISSINYFFNLLHQVGNTDDIDHLGNRRLRSVGELLQNQFRIGLSRMERVVRERMSIQDTNVITPQALINIRPVIASIKEFFGSSQLSQFMDQTNPLAELTHKRRLSALGPGGLTRERAGFEVRDVHYSHYGRMCPIETPEGPNIGLINSLSSYARVNKFGFIETPYRRVDPETGKVTEYIDYLTADEQDNYVVAQANAKLHEDGSFQDEDIVARFRDENIIIAREKIDYMDVSPKQVVSAATACIPFLENDDSNRALMGANMQRQAVPLMVPEAPIVGTGMEHVNGKDSGAAVICKHDGLVEFASAAEIHVRRISVIDGQEVKGDLDRYKLLKFIRSNQGTCYNQKPIVSEGDRVVKGEILGDGPSMEKGEMALGRNVLVGFMTWEGYNYEDAIIMSERLVKDDVYTSIHIEEYESEARDTKLGPEEITRDIPNVGEDALRNLDERGIIRMGAEVKDGDILVGKVTPKGVTELTAEERLLHAIFGEKAREVRDTSLRVPHGGDGIVLDVKIFNREDGDELPPGVNQLVRVYIVQKRKIHEGDKMAGRHGNKGVISRILPEEDMPYLPDGTPIDIMLNPLGVPSRMNIGQVLELHIGMAARALGIHVATPVFDGAREEDVWETLEEAGMPRDGKTVLYDGRTGEPFDNRISVGVMYMIKLAHMVDDKLHARSTGPYSLVTQQPLGGKAQFGGQRFGEMEVWALEAYGAAYTLQEILTVKSDDVVGRVKTYEAIVKGENVPEPGIPESFKVLIKELQSLGMDVKMLASDEQEIEMKELDDEEDQSSEKLNLNVGSNQASE from the coding sequence TTGACAGGCCAACTAGTTCAGTATGGACGCCACCGCCAAAGAAGAAGCTACGCGCGAATCAAAGAAGTGTTGGATTTGCCAAATCTAATTGAGATTCAAACGGCTTCTTATCAATGGTTTCTTGATGAGGGTTTACGAGAAATGTTCCAGGATATTTCTCCAATCGAAGATTTCACAGGTAATCTTGTGCTGGAATTTATTGATTACAGCCTCGGTGAACCTAAGTATCCCGTGGAAGAAACCAAAGAGCGAGATGTAACCTATTCTGCACCTTTACGAGTTAAAGTACGCTTGATCAACAAAGAAACAGGCGAAGTAAAGGAACAGGAAGTGTTCATGGGTGACTTCCCATTAATGACTGAAACAGGTACGTTTATAATTAATGGGGCAGAACGCGTAATCGTATCTCAGCTCGTGCGTTCTCCAAGTGTCTACTATAGTGAAAAGATCGATAAGAACGGCAAAAAAGGATATACAGCTACTGTCATTCCAAACCGAGGAGCATGGCTGGAATTTGAAACTGATGCCAAAGATATTGTCTATGTGCGAATTGATCGTACTAGAAAGCTACCAATTACGGTGCTGCTCAGAGCGTTAGGGTTTGGGTCTGATCAAGAAATCATAGATCTCCTAGGTGAAGATGAGTATCTTCGCAATACCCTGGAAAAAGACAACACGGACGGCACAGAAAAAGCGCTTCTAGAAATCTACGAACGCTTACGTCCTGGCGAGCCTCCGACTGTCGACAACGCCAAAAGCTTACTTGATTCCCGCTTTTTTGATCCAAAGCGCTATGATCTTGCAAACGTAGGACGTTACAAGATTAACAAGAAGCTTCACATTAAAAATCGTCTATTTAATCAACGTCTTGCAGAGACACTTGTTGATCCTGAAACAGGCGAAGTGATTGCAGAAGAAGGTGCGATTCTTGATCGGCGCTTACTTGACAGAATTCTTCCTGCCCTTGAGACAAACGTCGGTTTCAAAGATGTTGAGCCTCATGGTGGCGTGATTGAAGATGAGTCAATCGGTCTGCAATCAATTAAAGTTTATGCTCCTGATGATCCTGAAGGAGAAAGAGTTATTAATGTAATCGGGAATGGTGGAGTTGAAACAGGCGTGAAAAACATCACACCTGGCGATATCATTTCTTCTATTAACTACTTCTTTAACCTTCTACATCAAGTAGGAAACACAGATGACATTGACCATCTTGGTAACCGTCGTCTGCGTTCTGTGGGTGAACTTCTTCAGAACCAATTCCGAATCGGTTTATCCCGTATGGAACGTGTTGTTCGTGAACGTATGTCAATTCAGGATACGAACGTTATCACGCCACAGGCGCTAATTAACATTCGTCCTGTTATTGCATCGATTAAAGAATTCTTTGGTAGTTCACAACTATCCCAGTTCATGGACCAGACTAACCCGCTAGCTGAGCTAACTCACAAGCGTCGTTTATCTGCTCTTGGACCAGGTGGTTTAACACGTGAGCGTGCAGGGTTCGAAGTTCGTGACGTACACTATTCCCACTATGGCAGAATGTGTCCGATCGAAACGCCGGAGGGACCAAACATTGGACTTATTAACTCGTTGTCATCTTATGCAAGAGTTAATAAATTTGGCTTTATTGAGACGCCTTATCGCAGAGTAGACCCTGAAACAGGTAAAGTGACGGAGTATATTGACTACCTAACTGCCGATGAACAGGATAACTACGTTGTGGCACAGGCTAACGCAAAGCTGCACGAGGATGGTTCATTCCAGGACGAAGATATCGTTGCTCGTTTCCGTGACGAGAACATTATCATCGCCCGTGAAAAGATTGATTACATGGACGTATCACCGAAACAGGTAGTTTCGGCCGCGACGGCTTGTATTCCGTTCCTTGAGAACGATGACTCCAACCGCGCGCTTATGGGTGCGAACATGCAGCGTCAAGCTGTACCATTGATGGTTCCTGAAGCACCAATTGTCGGAACAGGTATGGAGCATGTTAACGGAAAAGATTCCGGTGCTGCTGTTATTTGTAAACATGACGGTTTAGTCGAGTTTGCATCTGCTGCAGAGATTCATGTCCGTCGTATTTCTGTCATTGATGGCCAGGAAGTTAAAGGTGATCTTGACCGCTACAAATTGCTTAAATTTATTCGTTCCAACCAGGGAACGTGCTATAACCAAAAGCCAATTGTTTCAGAAGGCGATCGCGTAGTTAAAGGTGAAATCCTTGGCGACGGCCCTTCAATGGAAAAAGGTGAAATGGCCCTCGGACGTAACGTTCTAGTCGGTTTCATGACTTGGGAAGGTTACAACTACGAGGATGCTATTATTATGAGCGAACGTCTCGTAAAAGATGATGTTTATACGTCAATCCATATCGAAGAGTATGAATCAGAAGCTCGCGATACAAAGCTTGGACCTGAAGAGATCACTCGTGACATTCCGAACGTTGGGGAAGACGCGCTGCGTAACCTTGATGAACGCGGAATTATTCGCATGGGTGCTGAAGTAAAAGACGGAGATATCCTTGTCGGTAAAGTGACGCCAAAAGGTGTAACTGAGCTAACTGCGGAAGAGCGTCTCCTTCATGCTATCTTTGGTGAAAAAGCTCGTGAAGTTCGTGATACATCTCTCCGTGTACCGCATGGTGGAGATGGAATTGTACTTGACGTGAAGATCTTTAACCGTGAAGACGGCGATGAGCTTCCACCGGGAGTAAATCAGCTTGTTCGTGTTTATATCGTACAGAAGCGTAAGATTCATGAAGGAGATAAAATGGCGGGTCGCCATGGTAACAAAGGTGTTATTTCAAGGATTCTTCCTGAAGAAGATATGCCTTACCTACCAGACGGCACACCAATCGATATCATGTTGAACCCACTAGGTGTTCCTTCACGTATGAACATTGGACAGGTACTAGAGTTGCACATCGGTATGGCAGCACGTGCACTCGGTATTCACGTAGCAACACCAGTATTTGATGGAGCACGTGAGGAAGATGTATGGGAAACGTTAGAAGAAGCAGGTATGCCACGTGATGGTAAGACTGTTCTCTACGATGGTCGTACAGGTGAACCATTTGACAACCGTATTTCTGTCGGTGTCATGTATATGATCAAACTTGCTCACATGGTCGATGACAAGCTTCACGCACGTTCTACTGGACCATATTCACTTGTTACACAGCAACCGCTTGGTGGTAAAGCACAATTCGGTGGACAGCGTTTCGGTGAGATGGAAGTATGGGCACTCGAAGCATATGGTGCTGCATACACCCTTCAAGAGATTTTGACTGTAAAGTCGGATGATGTTGTTGGACGTGTTAAAACTTACGAAGCAATCGTAAAAGGCGAAAATGTTCCTGAGCCTGGTATTCCAGAATCGTTTAAAGTTCTAATCAAAGAACTGCAATCACTTGGTATGGATGTCAAAATGCTAGCAAGTGATGAGCAAGAGATTGAGATGAAAGAGTTAGACGATGAAGAAGACCAATCCAGTGAGAAATTAAACTTGAATGTTGGGTCAAATCAGGCGAGTGAGTAA
- the nusG gene encoding transcription termination/antitermination protein NusG encodes MEKRWYVVHTYSGYENKVKTNLEKRVETMGMTDKIFRVLVPVEEETEEKNGKKKTVMKKVFPGYVITEMVMTDDSWYVVRNTPGVTGFVGSSGAGSKPTALLPEEVESLLKQMGMEQPKADVDFELKEKVKVKEGPFADFVGSVEGIDMDKGKVKVHVNMFGRETPVELNFGQVEKF; translated from the coding sequence ATGGAAAAAAGATGGTATGTTGTTCATACGTACTCTGGGTATGAAAACAAAGTAAAGACCAACCTTGAAAAAAGGGTTGAGACAATGGGCATGACGGATAAGATCTTTCGTGTTCTCGTCCCTGTAGAAGAAGAGACAGAAGAGAAAAATGGTAAGAAAAAGACAGTTATGAAAAAAGTCTTTCCTGGCTATGTTATTACAGAAATGGTCATGACGGATGATTCATGGTACGTTGTCCGAAACACGCCTGGTGTTACTGGATTCGTAGGATCAAGTGGCGCTGGATCTAAACCGACTGCTTTGCTACCGGAAGAAGTAGAATCACTTCTTAAGCAAATGGGAATGGAGCAGCCGAAAGCTGATGTAGACTTTGAACTTAAAGAGAAAGTCAAAGTTAAAGAAGGTCCGTTTGCTGATTTCGTAGGTTCTGTTGAAGGGATCGACATGGATAAAGGCAAAGTGAAAGTTCACGTAAATATGTTCGGCAGAGAAACCCCTGTAGAACTTAATTTCGGGCAAGTTGAAAAGTTCTAA
- the secE gene encoding preprotein translocase subunit SecE, with amino-acid sequence MASIVQRSGKFFRNVASEMKRVSWPTRKELTRYTIVTVTTVIFIAVFFALIDQGISSIIRLILG; translated from the coding sequence ATGGCAAGTATTGTTCAACGTTCTGGTAAGTTCTTTCGTAATGTCGCAAGTGAAATGAAGCGGGTAAGCTGGCCAACACGTAAGGAATTAACTCGCTATACAATCGTAACTGTTACAACGGTTATTTTTATAGCTGTATTCTTTGCGTTGATTGACCAGGGTATTTCCTCAATAATCCGCCTCATTTTAGGATAA